The genomic segment TTCCAGCGGATGAGGCCGTCTTTGCCGTGATCACCGGAAAAGCCGAAAAGCCTGCATATCAAACATCTGCCTCCGTATACCGTGCAGTGATACGGACTATCGGGGTCAAATAGAATGCAGCCGTCTCGATGGGCAAAATATTCACCGTTCATTTCGGCAATACGGTCAGCCCGCTCGTTCTGATTTTCCAGCATCCACGCTGCAAGATATAAGGCCTCGGCCTCGTATACTTCCGGCTCAAAGTGAACGCAACAGCTGCCGCATCCGTCAGGGCACTGCATCGGGCTTTTTTCTTTCCATGTTTGCTGGTCTGCTTCTATGCCGTTATACAGCGAGTCAACCGCTGCCAAA from the Treponema vincentii F0403 genome contains:
- a CDS encoding YkgJ family cysteine cluster protein, whose amino-acid sequence is MIEAAKFTGTVIYDVLAAVDSLYNGIEADQQTWKEKSPMQCPDGCGSCCVHFEPEVYEAEALYLAAWMLENQNERADRIAEMNGEYFAHRDGCILFDPDSPYHCTVYGGRCLICRLFGFSGDHGKDGLIRWKPCKYMQPADKTFDAQAAQTGRQYGEEEMMRLFGAVPPYMGAASSALLALNPDDTHPRPLRIALPAAIRKLKMVLRFITPPEPDCPSPRPLSA